Below is a genomic region from Burkholderiales bacterium.
TTCCGGGCTTGTGAGGGGAGTTCCGGTAACGAGTTTTCGGTGTTTTGCCCCGTAGTGATGGTGCTATAATCATTTTGTTTCTAGCCTCTCCCCCGCAAACGCAGACTACGCCGACGAACCTTTATCGAGGTGCGACCATGGATAGGTTTCCCGACCAAGACCCTCAGGAAACGCAGGAATGGCTGGATGCGCTGCAAGCTGTCCTGGAACGAGAAGGCGCCGATCGCGCACATTATCTGCTGGAAAGGCTGATTGAGAAAGCGCGCCGCTCGGGCGCTTACCTGCCGTTCAGCGCCAATACTGCTTACGTCAATACTATTCCGCCGGTAAAAGAAGACCGCTCGCCCGGCGACCACGAAATCGAGCACCGCATCCGTTCCTATGCCCGCTGGAATGCGTTGGCAATGGTGCTGCGCGCCAACAGGAACACCAATGTTGGCGGTCACATTGCGAGTTTTGCGTCAGCGGCCACGCTCTACGATGTCGGTTTCAATCATTTTTGGCACGCGCCCTCCGAGAAACACGGAGGTGATTTGGTTTTTGTGCAAGGCCACTCGGCCCCCGGAATTTACGCTCGCGCGTACATGCTCGGCAGGCTCACTGAGGAACAGCTCGATAGTTTCCGACAGGAAGTTAGCGGCAAGGGTCTCTCCTCGTATCCGCATCCATGGTTGATGCCCGATTTCTGGCAGTTTCCGACCGTGTCTATGGGACTTGGTCCGTTGATGGCAATCTATCAGGCGCGCTTTATGAAATACCTGCACGACCGCGGATTAGTCAATACCGAAGGACGCAAGGTTTGGTGCTTTGTCGGTGACGGCGAAGTGGACGAGCCGGAAACGATGGGCGCGATCGGCATTGCCGCGCGTGAAAAGCTCGATAACCTGATTTTTGTGGTCAACTGCAATCTGCAGCGCCTCGATGGTCCGGTACGCGGCAACGGCAAAATCATCCAGGAATTGGAAGCGGATTTCCGCGGCGCCGGCTGGAACGTGATCAAACTTATCTGGGGCAGTTATTGGGACTCGCTGTTTGCCAAGGACACCAAGGGGCTTTTGCAAAAGCTCATGGATGAATGCGTGGATGGAGAATATCAGACTTACAAGTCCAAAGACGGGGCGTACGTGCGCAAGTATTTCTTCGGCAAATATCCCGAGCTACTGGAAATGGTCGCCAACATGACCGATGACGACATTTGGCGGCTGAATCGCGGGGGGCACGATCCGCACAAAATCTATGCTGCGTATAGTGCGGCCGCAAAGCACAAGGGCCAACCCACTGTAATACTTGCCAAGACGGTGAAAGGTTACGGCATGGGAGAGGCCGGTGAATCGCAAAATATTACGCACCAGCAGAAAAAGATGGGAACGATATCGCTTAAGGCTTTCCGGGACCGGTTTAATCTGCCGATTCCCGACGACAAAATAGAGGACATACCCTATCTCAGATTCGAGGAAGGCTCACCCGAGCTCAACTATATGCGCGGGCATCGCATGGCACTCGGCGGCTATCTCCCCGCGCGCCGGCGAAAAGCGGCGCCGCTGGAAATTCCCCCGCTCTCTGCATTCGATTCCCTGCTGAAAGCATCGGGCGAAGGCCGCGAAGCGTCAACGACCATGGTTTTTGTGCGCCTTCTGAACATCCTGGTAAAGGATAAAAATATCGGCAGGCATGTTGTACCGATTGTCCCGGACGAATCTCGCACTTTCGGCATGGAGGGCATGTTCCGGGCGCTGGGCATATGGTCGTCGGTGGGGCAGCTCTATACGCCTCAGGACGCCGATCAGTTGATGTTCTACAAGGAAGACAAACACGGACAGATTTTGCAGGAGGGCATTTGCGAAGCCGGTGCAATGTCGTCCTGGATCGCCGCCGCGACGAGCTACAGTACGCATGGCGTTTCGATGATCCCGTTCTACATTTGCTATTCAATGTTTGGGTTCCAACGCACCGGCGATTTGGCGTGGGCTGCGGGCGACTCGCGCGCGCGCGGCTTCTTTCTGGGAGGCACTGCCGGTCGCACGACACTCAACGGCGAAGGCTTGCAACATGAAGACGGGCAAAGTCATGTACTTGCATCCACCATTCCCAATTGCGTCTCCTACGATCCAACTTTTGCCTACGAGCTGGCCGTGATTCTGCACGACGGGCTGCGCCGCATGTACCAAGAACAGGAAGATGTCTTCTTTTATATCACACTGATGAATGAAAACTACGTGCATCCGGCCATGCCGAAAGGTGTAGAAGAAGGTATCCTCAAGGGTCTGTATTTACTCAGCGAAGGACAGGCAGACGGGAAAACGCCAAAAGTGCAGCTGGTGGGTAGCGGTACCATTCTGCGCGAAATCATTGCGGCTGCCGAACTTCTCAAGCAGGATTTCGGGGTGGCTTCCGATATTTGGAGCGCCACCAGCTTCAATCAACTGCGGCGCGAAGGACTGGAAGTGCAGCGTTGGAATATGCTGCATCCCGAACAGAAGCCGCGTTCGAGCCATGTCGAAATTTGTCTGAAGGGTCGCACAGGACCGGTGGTCGCCGCAACCGATTACATGAAAATCTATGCCGATCAGATTCGCGAATTTCTGCCAAAACGTTACCTTACTCTTGGTACCGATGGCTTCGGCCGCTCGGACACGCGCCAACAGTTGCGCCGATTCTTTGAGGTGGACCGTTATTACGTTGCAATCGCCGCGCTTAAAGCGCTTGCTGACGAAGGGGAAGTGTCTGCGTCCGTAGTCGTCCAGGCTGTCAAGAAATACGGCATCGACCCGGATAAACCCAATCCGGTGACGGTATAGCTGACGGGCTGAACAGAAAATGGGGAATCTGAAAGAGGTCCTGGTGCCGGATATCGGCGATTTCAAGAATGTTCCCATAATCGAGGTGTTGGTTAAGCCAGGCGACGTGGTGAAGCAGGAAGACCCGCTGCTTACACTTGAATCGGACAAGGCCACCATGGATATTCCATCGCCCTATAGCGGTGTGGTGAAGACGCTCAAGATAAAAGTGGGCGACAAAGTCTCGGAGGGCGCAGCGCTGCTTAGCATCGAGTTGGGCGCTAATGCTGCAGCCGCTGCCCCGGTTAAGATTGCGGAAACGAAAGCTACGCCCGCGTCCTCTACGTCTGTCAGCACTGAGCAGGATAAAATTGTTGCTGCCCCTGCCAAAGCGGAACATCGCGATCTTGGGCCGCAGCCGCCGCCAAGGCTTCCGGCAACGCCGGAAGGCCCGCAGCTAGCGCACGCCAGTCCTTCGGTACGCCGCTTCGCACGCGAGCTGGGTGTCGATCTTTCCGGTATCACCGGATCGGCCCCGAAAAACCGCATTTTAAAGGAAGACGTCCAGGCGTACGTGAAAGGCGAACTCGCGCGCCCGCGCCCGGGCGCTGGTTTTACGCTCCCCGAAATGCCGCAAGTTGATTTCGCGAAGTTCGGTGCCGTGGAATCGGTTCCGCTTTCGCGCATCAAGAAACTCGCGGGCGCCAACCTGCTGCGTAACTGGGTTAGCATTCCCCACGTTACACAACACGACCAAGCCGACATTACCGACTTGGAAGCTTTTCGCAAGTCCAGCAGCGCTGAAACGGAAAAACAGGGATTCAAACTCACCATGCTTTCTTTTCTCATTAAGGCGTGCGTGACAGCGTTAAAAGCGCATGCCGAATTTAATGCCTCGCTCGATAAAAGCGGCGAAAACCTGATTTTGAAAAAGTATTACCACATCGGTGTGGCGGTGGACACTCCGGAGGGCTTGGTGGTGCCGGTGATTCGCGACTGCGACCGCAAGGGTGTGTTTGATCTCGCGCGTGAACTTGCTGATGTAAGCAGACGCGCCCGCGATAAGAAGCTATCGTCCGCCGAAATGCAGGGCGGCTGCTTTTCGATTTCGAGCCTGGGCGGTATCGGCGGCACCGCGTTCACGCCGATTATCAACGCTCCGGAAGTGGCGATACTCGGTGTATCCAAAGCGCAGATCAAACCGGTATATAAAGACGCCCAGTTTGTGCCCAGGCTGATGCTGCCGCTCGCGCTCTCTTACGATCACCGCGTCATCGATGGCGCTGCCGCGGCACGCTTCACTACCTATCTTTGCTCGGTACTATCCGACATCCGCCGCCTGCTGCTTTGATTGTTTCTAGTGGCCAATGCGTTAAAACCCATCGGCGTCTTGGGCGGCGTATTTGATCCGGTACATTACGGTCACCTTGCGCTTGCCCGGGAGGCCGCAAAGCGCCTTGATCTCGCTGAGGTTCGTTTCGTGCCGGCAAATGTGCCTCCGCACCGCAGCCAGCCGCATGCTTCGGCAGAGCAGCGCGTGCAAATGCTAAAGCTCGCCATTTCCGGCAGTCCATGTTTTGTTCTGGACTCGCGTGAGATGGCGCGCCAAGGCGCCAGTTACACCGTGGACACCCTGAATACGATGCGTACTGAGCTGGGTGGCAAAAGGCCGCTGTGCTTGCTCATGGGTGCGGACGCCTTTGCGGGCCTTGCCTCGTGGCATCGCTGGACCCGTTTATTTAAATTGGCGCACATCGCCGTTGTTCAACGCCCCGGCTATGATCTAAAAAATCTGCGGCCACGGCTCAGCGAAGAATTGGCGAAACGGAGGGCAAAATCTCCGCACGCGGCGTTCGACATGCCCAGCGGCGCCATCATTATGTTGCGAGTCAAGCCGGTTGCTATTTCTGCCTCGATGATACGGGAAAGGCTGCGTAGCGGAAAAAGCGCACGCAATTTGCTTCCCCCAGCAGTTCTCGATTATATTCAGGAACAGGGTTTATATCATGGAGTGGGATGAGACTCGATAAAATAGTCAAAGCCACAATAGCGGCGCTGGAAGATATCAAGGCGCGGGATATCGTGGTGCTCGACGTGCGTCCCATGACCAGCTTATTTAATTGGATGGTTGTCGCCAGCGCAGACTCAACGCGGCAGGCTAAAGCGCTTTCCAACAACGTGCGCGAAAAGCTGAAATCTTTCGGTGCAAAAATACACGGAGTGGAAGGACAGGAAAACGGCGAATGGGTGCTGGTGGATCTGGGCGAAGTGGTGGTACATATCATGCAGCCCGCTGTGCGCGAGTATTATAACCTGGAACAATTGTGGGGTTATTCCCTGCCAGTGCGCCGCAGACGTAAGGCTTCCCGCAATTAGCGGATGGCGGATGAAGCTGTGGGTTATAGCAGTAGGCAGGAAAATGCCGGCGTGGGTTGACACGGGTTTTTCCGATTACGCGAAGCGAATGCCGCCCGGGAGCAAGATACACTTAATCGAAATCAAAGCGGAAAAACGCACCGCAGGGAAATCGTCGAGCCAGATCCTGGACGCCGAGCGCAGGCGCATAGTTGCTTCTCTGCCGCGCAACTGCCGACAAGTAGTCCTGGACGAACGCGGGCGGGTCCTGAGCACCGAGCAGCTTGCGCAAAACCTTGCAGCCTGGATGCAAACCGGAGGTGATGTGGCATTTGTCATTGGCGGTGCCGATGGTCTGCACCAAGAAATCAAGAACAATGCAGACATCCGGTTGTCGCTTTCGGCGCTGACACTGCCGCACGCTCTGTCGCGCGTGGTGCTGGCCGAACAACTCTACCGTGCAATGTCCTTGATGAACAACCATCCGTATCATCGACCTAGCGGGAACTCATGACATTCGATGTAAAGCGTATTTACCTCGCTTCGCGCAGCCCGCGGCGGCGCGAACTGCTGAAACAGATTGGCGTGAATTTCGAAGTCGTGCAGTTCCGGGAGTATCTGCCGCGTGGCGCCGATGTGGATGAGGCATCGCTCGCGGGTGAGCTCGCGGAGGACTATGTAAAGCGTATTGCGTGCGCCAAAGCGGAAGCCGGTTGGTTGTGTTTGGTTCACCGCAGACTGCGTCGTTTTCCGGTGCTGGCTGCCGACACTACCGCGGCGCTGGAAGGAAAGATTATCGGCAAGCCGGGCAAGCGCGAAAATGTCATAACCATGCTTGGCGAGCTTTCAGGTAGGGAGCATCGTGTGCTCACTTCGGTGGCAATAAAATTCGAGGATAAAGTGCAGTTCAGCGTGTCCACCACGCTGGTGCGGTTTAAGGAGCTTACAGACGAAGAGATCGCTCATTATGCGGCGGCCGGCGAAGCGCTGGATAAGGCCGGCGGATACGCGATCCAAGGCTTGGCCGCCGCGTTCGTCGCTGGAATTGACGGCAGCTTTTCAGGCGTGATGGGCTTGCCATTGTTCGAAACCGCGCAATTGCTGCGTGATTTCGGATACCGTGTACTGTGAGCGAAGATATTCTCATCAACGTCACCCCACAAGAAACACGTGTCGCCGTAGTGCAGCAAGGCGCGGTGCAGGAACTCCATATCGAGCGCGCGAGCGGCCGGGGACTGGTCGGCAACATTTATATCGGCGAAGTGTGCCGAGTGCTGCCCGGAATGCAGTCGGCATTCGTGGAAATCGGCTTGGAGCGCGCGGCATTCCTGCATATTGCGGATATCTGGGTAAAGAGACAAAATGGGGATCACAACACGCCTATCGAAAAACTGTTGCGCGAAGGCCAGAATCTCCTGGTACAGGTCGTCAAGGATCCGATCGGGACCAAGGGAGCGCGCCTCTCTACGCAAATCAGCATAGCAGGACGCATGCTGGTTTATCTTCCGCAGGAATCGTACATCGGCATTTCGCAAAAAATAGAGAACGAAGAGGAGCGGGAGCTTTTGCGGCAGAAAATGCAGCAATTGCTCCCGCAAGAAAGCAGCGGCGGATTTATCATCCGCACGATGGCGGAAACCGCTAGCGAGCGCGAGCTGCATGCCGACATC
It encodes:
- the aceE gene encoding pyruvate dehydrogenase (acetyl-transferring), homodimeric type; translation: MDRFPDQDPQETQEWLDALQAVLEREGADRAHYLLERLIEKARRSGAYLPFSANTAYVNTIPPVKEDRSPGDHEIEHRIRSYARWNALAMVLRANRNTNVGGHIASFASAATLYDVGFNHFWHAPSEKHGGDLVFVQGHSAPGIYARAYMLGRLTEEQLDSFRQEVSGKGLSSYPHPWLMPDFWQFPTVSMGLGPLMAIYQARFMKYLHDRGLVNTEGRKVWCFVGDGEVDEPETMGAIGIAAREKLDNLIFVVNCNLQRLDGPVRGNGKIIQELEADFRGAGWNVIKLIWGSYWDSLFAKDTKGLLQKLMDECVDGEYQTYKSKDGAYVRKYFFGKYPELLEMVANMTDDDIWRLNRGGHDPHKIYAAYSAAAKHKGQPTVILAKTVKGYGMGEAGESQNITHQQKKMGTISLKAFRDRFNLPIPDDKIEDIPYLRFEEGSPELNYMRGHRMALGGYLPARRRKAAPLEIPPLSAFDSLLKASGEGREASTTMVFVRLLNILVKDKNIGRHVVPIVPDESRTFGMEGMFRALGIWSSVGQLYTPQDADQLMFYKEDKHGQILQEGICEAGAMSSWIAAATSYSTHGVSMIPFYICYSMFGFQRTGDLAWAAGDSRARGFFLGGTAGRTTLNGEGLQHEDGQSHVLASTIPNCVSYDPTFAYELAVILHDGLRRMYQEQEDVFFYITLMNENYVHPAMPKGVEEGILKGLYLLSEGQADGKTPKVQLVGSGTILREIIAAAELLKQDFGVASDIWSATSFNQLRREGLEVQRWNMLHPEQKPRSSHVEICLKGRTGPVVAATDYMKIYADQIREFLPKRYLTLGTDGFGRSDTRQQLRRFFEVDRYYVAIAALKALADEGEVSASVVVQAVKKYGIDPDKPNPVTV
- the rlmH gene encoding 23S rRNA (pseudouridine(1915)-N(3))-methyltransferase RlmH: MKLWVIAVGRKMPAWVDTGFSDYAKRMPPGSKIHLIEIKAEKRTAGKSSSQILDAERRRIVASLPRNCRQVVLDERGRVLSTEQLAQNLAAWMQTGGDVAFVIGGADGLHQEIKNNADIRLSLSALTLPHALSRVVLAEQLYRAMSLMNNHPYHRPSGNS
- the aceF gene encoding dihydrolipoyllysine-residue acetyltransferase, whose protein sequence is MGNLKEVLVPDIGDFKNVPIIEVLVKPGDVVKQEDPLLTLESDKATMDIPSPYSGVVKTLKIKVGDKVSEGAALLSIELGANAAAAAPVKIAETKATPASSTSVSTEQDKIVAAPAKAEHRDLGPQPPPRLPATPEGPQLAHASPSVRRFARELGVDLSGITGSAPKNRILKEDVQAYVKGELARPRPGAGFTLPEMPQVDFAKFGAVESVPLSRIKKLAGANLLRNWVSIPHVTQHDQADITDLEAFRKSSSAETEKQGFKLTMLSFLIKACVTALKAHAEFNASLDKSGENLILKKYYHIGVAVDTPEGLVVPVIRDCDRKGVFDLARELADVSRRARDKKLSSAEMQGGCFSISSLGGIGGTAFTPIINAPEVAILGVSKAQIKPVYKDAQFVPRLMLPLALSYDHRVIDGAAAARFTTYLCSVLSDIRRLLL
- the rsfS gene encoding ribosome silencing factor encodes the protein MRLDKIVKATIAALEDIKARDIVVLDVRPMTSLFNWMVVASADSTRQAKALSNNVREKLKSFGAKIHGVEGQENGEWVLVDLGEVVVHIMQPAVREYYNLEQLWGYSLPVRRRRKASRN
- a CDS encoding Maf family protein; its protein translation is MTFDVKRIYLASRSPRRRELLKQIGVNFEVVQFREYLPRGADVDEASLAGELAEDYVKRIACAKAEAGWLCLVHRRLRRFPVLAADTTAALEGKIIGKPGKRENVITMLGELSGREHRVLTSVAIKFEDKVQFSVSTTLVRFKELTDEEIAHYAAAGEALDKAGGYAIQGLAAAFVAGIDGSFSGVMGLPLFETAQLLRDFGYRVL
- the nadD gene encoding nicotinate-nucleotide adenylyltransferase → MANALKPIGVLGGVFDPVHYGHLALAREAAKRLDLAEVRFVPANVPPHRSQPHASAEQRVQMLKLAISGSPCFVLDSREMARQGASYTVDTLNTMRTELGGKRPLCLLMGADAFAGLASWHRWTRLFKLAHIAVVQRPGYDLKNLRPRLSEELAKRRAKSPHAAFDMPSGAIIMLRVKPVAISASMIRERLRSGKSARNLLPPAVLDYIQEQGLYHGVG